One genomic window of Quercus lobata isolate SW786 chromosome 9, ValleyOak3.0 Primary Assembly, whole genome shotgun sequence includes the following:
- the LOC115961356 gene encoding zinc finger MYM-type protein 1-like, producing the protein MDVMKMIDAFTTYLASFCRRQDVGMQSGGDSFVTKGFNSWNKKEKLDLHVRGVNSAHNQTLKNGENLMKQNQHIQSVFVKQSNLDKIEYRTQLNAIVDCIRFLLHRGLAFRGHDESNDSSDKGNFLKLLQFLADHNDVINEVLQKTPKNSKLTHPDIQKDIMNAVAYKTTNAIIEDLGSGFFSILVDESRDILIKEQMAVVLRYVDKKRIVTERFLGIVHVADTSALSLKAAIEFLFNKYALSLSRLRGQGYDGASNMQDEFNGLKTLILKDNKSAFYVHCFAHQL; encoded by the exons ATGGATGTGATGAAAATGATCGATGCATTCACCACCTATTTGGCAAGCTTCTGCAGAAG ACAAGATGTTGGTATGCAATCTGGAGGTGACAGTTTTGTGACAAAGGGATTCAATAGTtggaataagaaagaaaagctaGACCTACATGTTAGAGGTGTTAATAGTGCCCATAACCAAACTCTTAAGAATGGTGAAAATTTAATGAAGCAAAATCAACACATTCAAAGTGTTTTTGTTAAGCAGTCAAATCTAGATAAAATTGAATATCGGACTCAATTAAATGCAATAGTTGATTGCATAAGATTCCTTTTACATCGGGGGTTAGCATTTCGTGGTCATGATGAATCTAATGATTCAAGTGATAAAGGAAATTTCCTTAAGCTTCTACAATTTTTGGCAGATCATAATGATGTTATTAATGAAGTGTTGcagaaaactccaaaaaacaGCAAGCTAACCCATCCTGATATTCAAAAAGACATTATGAATGCAGTTGCATATAAAACTACCAATGCCATCATCGAAGATCTTGGCAGTGGgttcttttcaattttagttgATGAGTCCCGTGATATCTTAATAAAAGAACAAATGGCTGTTGTTTTGCGTTATGTGgacaaaaaaagaattgttaCAGAGCGATTTCTTGGTATTGTACATGTAGCAGATACCTCCGCTTTGTCTCTAAAAGCtgcaattgaatttttatttaataaatatgcATTGAGTTTATCAAGACTACGTGGGCAAGGTTATGATGGGGCTAGTAACATGCAAGATGAATTCAATGGTCTTAAAACTTTAATTCTGAAGGACAATAAATCAGCATTTTATGTCCATTGCTTTGCTCATCAACTTTAG